In a genomic window of Flavobacterium crassostreae:
- a CDS encoding MepB family protein yields the protein MNVPCLELKWIADVVLQGCGLPLTDLVVGLESSDYAACDFMVRDKSVKFRVAKVTPTKSGLFVAIWKRNANNSTAPLDASDVFDFYMIATKVGSLFGVFVFPRSVLLDNKIISTANSVGKRGFRVYPPWQLATNKQALRTQIWQQKCFLDLSDASALDLKLVASWLGA from the coding sequence ATGAATGTACCTTGCCTAGAGCTAAAATGGATTGCGGATGTAGTATTGCAGGGCTGTGGCTTGCCGCTTACAGACCTTGTGGTGGGGCTAGAGAGTTCCGACTATGCGGCTTGCGATTTTATGGTACGGGATAAAAGTGTAAAATTTAGAGTTGCCAAAGTTACTCCTACTAAATCGGGTTTGTTTGTGGCGATTTGGAAACGCAATGCAAACAATAGTACGGCTCCTTTGGATGCTTCGGATGTTTTTGATTTTTATATGATTGCAACCAAGGTGGGAAGTTTGTTTGGGGTTTTTGTTTTTCCGAGGTCGGTGTTGTTGGATAATAAAATTATTTCTACTGCAAATAGTGTGGGCAAAAGAGGGTTTAGGGTGTATCCGCCTTGGCAGCTTGCTACCAATAAACAGGCGTTACGAACCCAGATATGGCAACAAAAATGCTTTTTGGATCTCTCTGACGCTTCGGCTTTGGACCTGAAGTTAGTGGCATCTTGGCTTGGGGCATAG
- a CDS encoding glycosyltransferase, with protein sequence MNYYVVIPAHNEADLIHLTLQSLVRQTVLPKKVVVVNDHSTDTTAKVVLDFAKKHPFISLVNKQSSAIHLPGSKVIQAFQAGLDTLDDQYDIMMKADADLIFPDTYFETIIQHFKSDATIGMVGGFCYIQKNNQWILENLTDKDHIRGALKAYRKETFQQIGGLKAQMGWDTVDELLCKFYNWKVVTDPSLQVKHLKPTGANYNKSARYKQGEAFYTLGYGLAITAIASAKLSFMKKKPLLFLDYLHGFLQAKAAKKPLMVSPEQAKFIRSYRLKKMKEKLF encoded by the coding sequence ATGAATTACTACGTAGTTATTCCCGCACATAACGAAGCAGATTTAATCCATCTCACCCTGCAATCCTTGGTCAGACAAACCGTATTGCCCAAAAAAGTAGTAGTAGTCAATGACCATTCTACAGATACCACTGCAAAAGTTGTGTTGGATTTTGCCAAAAAACACCCCTTTATTAGCCTCGTAAACAAGCAATCCAGCGCCATCCATTTGCCCGGAAGCAAAGTCATCCAAGCTTTTCAGGCGGGCCTAGATACTCTAGACGACCAATACGACATTATGATGAAAGCAGATGCGGATTTAATTTTTCCGGATACGTATTTTGAAACCATTATTCAGCATTTTAAATCCGATGCCACAATTGGTATGGTAGGTGGTTTTTGTTATATCCAAAAAAACAACCAGTGGATTCTAGAAAACCTAACAGACAAAGACCACATCCGTGGAGCATTAAAAGCCTACCGCAAAGAGACCTTTCAACAAATTGGCGGTCTCAAAGCCCAAATGGGTTGGGATACCGTAGACGAATTGCTCTGCAAGTTTTACAATTGGAAAGTAGTCACAGATCCCTCCTTGCAAGTCAAACATCTAAAACCCACCGGAGCCAACTACAACAAAAGCGCACGTTACAAACAAGGAGAAGCTTTTTACACCCTAGGTTACGGGTTAGCAATTACTGCCATAGCATCGGCAAAACTGTCTTTTATGAAAAAAAAGCCGCTCTTGTTCTTGGATTACCTACACGGTTTTCTACAAGCCAAAGCCGCCAAAAAACCCCTAATGGTCAGCCCAGAACAAGCAAAATTTATCCGAAGCTACCGCCTAAAAAAAATGAAAGAAAAACTTTTTTAA
- a CDS encoding methyltransferase: protein MYEKTFPNKRFQHTLTFLNKHVQKSERILDLGVENPFSKIMKNEGYSVQNTTGEDLDLDQSVVANTTTEVVTALEIFEHLLNPYTVLSQIKAKKLIISIPMRLWFAAAYRSKTDPWDRHYHEFEDWQLDWLLQKTGWKIIDRQKWTNPVKKVGLRPLLRYFTNRYYIVYAEKIH from the coding sequence ATGTACGAAAAAACCTTTCCGAATAAACGATTCCAACATACCCTAACATTTTTAAACAAACACGTCCAAAAATCCGAACGTATTTTGGATTTAGGTGTCGAAAATCCTTTTTCAAAAATCATGAAAAACGAAGGATATTCTGTACAAAACACCACTGGAGAGGATTTGGATCTAGACCAAAGTGTCGTTGCTAACACCACAACAGAAGTGGTTACCGCTCTAGAAATTTTTGAACATTTATTAAACCCATATACGGTTTTAAGCCAAATAAAAGCCAAGAAACTCATTATTTCTATCCCCATGCGCTTATGGTTTGCGGCGGCTTATCGTAGCAAAACAGATCCATGGGACAGACACTATCATGAGTTTGAAGACTGGCAACTGGACTGGTTGCTCCAAAAAACAGGTTGGAAAATTATAGACCGTCAAAAATGGACTAATCCCGTAAAAAAAGTAGGACTACGCCCCTTATTGCGTTATTTTACCAACAGATACTACATTGTTTATGCCGAAAAAATACATTAA
- a CDS encoding ABC transporter ATP-binding protein — MIEIKNIEKSFGGTKILKGISTIFETGKTNLIIGQSGSGKTVLLKSLLGIHTPESGQICFDGRVYSELEAIEKRELRTEIGMVFQGSALFDSMTVAENVAFPLRMFTNDDQAKIDERVDFVLKRVALTDAHQKLPSEISGGMQKRVAIARAIVNKPKYLFCDEPNSGLDPNTAILIDNLIKEITEEYDITTVINTHDMNSVMEIGDRILFLKNGLKAWEGTNEEIFKTDNQAVVDFVYSSNLFKKVREAYLKDELLEQKITAQ, encoded by the coding sequence ATGATAGAAATAAAAAACATCGAAAAATCCTTTGGGGGTACCAAAATTCTCAAAGGAATATCTACTATTTTTGAAACCGGAAAAACCAACCTAATTATAGGACAAAGTGGTTCCGGAAAAACCGTTTTATTAAAAAGTTTGTTAGGGATCCACACTCCAGAATCTGGACAAATTTGCTTTGACGGCAGAGTGTATTCAGAATTAGAAGCCATCGAAAAAAGAGAATTGCGTACCGAGATAGGAATGGTCTTTCAAGGTAGCGCCCTATTTGACTCCATGACCGTTGCCGAAAACGTAGCCTTTCCGTTGCGCATGTTTACCAACGATGACCAAGCCAAAATAGACGAACGCGTAGACTTTGTACTAAAACGAGTAGCACTAACCGATGCACACCAAAAATTACCCTCCGAAATTTCCGGAGGAATGCAAAAACGAGTAGCCATAGCCCGTGCCATTGTCAACAAGCCCAAATACCTATTCTGTGACGAACCCAACTCCGGATTAGACCCCAATACTGCCATACTGATAGACAACCTCATCAAAGAAATCACCGAAGAGTACGACATCACCACCGTTATCAACACCCACGACATGAACTCCGTGATGGAAATTGGAGACCGCATATTGTTTCTCAAAAACGGTCTAAAAGCCTGGGAAGGAACCAACGAAGAAATTTTCAAAACAGACAACCAAGCCGTAGTAGACTTTGTATACTCCTCTAATTTGTTCAAAAAAGTAAGAGAAGCCTACTTAAAGGACGAACTCTTGGAGCAGAAAATTACTGCTCAATAA
- a CDS encoding 3-oxoacyl-ACP synthase III family protein, with amino-acid sequence MKIKITGIASYIPERKISNTDFGNHVFLNEDGTPFGRPNEIIIHKFKGITGIEHRRYAEKEHTSSDLAFFAAQKAIDNAQIDPETIDYIIFAHNFGDVKSGTIQSDMLPSLATRVKQKLQIKNPKCVAYDLLFGCPGWIEGVLQANAFIKSGMAKRCLVIGSETLSRVVDDHDRDSMIYSDGAGASIIEASEDASGLLSYESATYAMDEANYLFFGKSYNTDLDPDTRYIKMHGRKIYEFALTTVPAAMKSCLDKSGVAIEDVKKILIHQANEKMDEAIIDRFYKLYNKPVPQDIMPMSIHELGNSSVATVPTLFDLLVRGKIKNQEIHKGDILLFASVGAGMNVNAFIYRY; translated from the coding sequence ATGAAAATAAAAATAACCGGAATAGCGAGCTATATTCCTGAAAGAAAAATAAGCAATACGGATTTTGGAAATCATGTGTTTTTAAACGAAGATGGAACTCCATTTGGTCGTCCAAATGAAATAATAATCCATAAGTTTAAAGGCATTACAGGCATTGAACACAGGCGGTATGCCGAAAAAGAGCACACTTCTTCTGATTTGGCTTTTTTTGCAGCACAAAAAGCCATTGACAACGCACAAATTGATCCCGAAACTATTGATTACATCATCTTTGCTCATAATTTTGGAGATGTAAAATCCGGAACCATCCAATCTGACATGCTACCTAGTTTGGCAACAAGGGTTAAACAAAAATTGCAAATTAAAAATCCAAAGTGTGTAGCTTATGACCTCTTGTTTGGTTGCCCAGGTTGGATAGAAGGCGTATTACAAGCAAATGCTTTTATCAAATCTGGCATGGCTAAGCGCTGTTTGGTTATTGGTTCAGAAACTTTATCTAGAGTAGTAGATGACCATGATAGAGATTCTATGATCTACTCTGATGGAGCAGGCGCCTCTATTATAGAAGCCTCCGAGGATGCCTCTGGATTATTATCCTATGAGAGTGCTACCTATGCCATGGACGAAGCAAATTATCTGTTTTTTGGCAAATCTTACAATACCGATTTAGATCCCGATACACGGTACATAAAGATGCACGGCCGCAAAATATATGAATTTGCTTTGACAACCGTACCTGCCGCAATGAAAAGTTGTTTAGACAAAAGCGGTGTTGCAATAGAGGATGTCAAAAAAATCCTTATCCACCAAGCCAACGAAAAAATGGACGAGGCCATTATAGACCGTTTCTATAAGTTGTACAACAAACCCGTACCACAAGATATCATGCCTATGAGCATCCATGAATTAGGTAACAGTAGCGTAGCCACAGTACCTACTTTGTTTGATTTATTAGTACGAGGAAAAATAAAAAACCAAGAGATTCATAAAGGAGATATCCTACTGTTTGCTTCTGTGGGAGCCGGAATGAATGTCAATGCTTTTATTTATAGGTATTAA
- a CDS encoding MlaE family ABC transporter permease → MMLIRYLSQVGRYFLMLREIFIKQTKWSVMKKLIFKEIDDLIIDSLGIVAFISFFVGGVVAIQTALNLTNPLIPKYLIGFATRQSVILEFAPTFISVIMAGKMGSFITSSIGTMRVTEQIDALEVMGVNSLNYLVFPKIIALSLYPFVIGISMFLGIFGGWIAGVYGGFTSSDDFILGAQLDFIPFHITYAFIKTLIFAMLLATIPSFHGYYMKGGALEVGKASTVSFVWTSVSIILFNYILTQLLLGA, encoded by the coding sequence ATGATGCTTATTCGTTATTTATCCCAAGTAGGTCGCTACTTTTTAATGCTACGAGAAATTTTTATCAAGCAAACCAAATGGTCTGTAATGAAAAAATTGATCTTCAAAGAAATTGATGATCTAATAATAGATTCTCTTGGTATTGTTGCCTTCATCTCTTTCTTTGTAGGAGGAGTAGTTGCCATACAAACTGCCCTAAACCTTACCAATCCGTTAATACCAAAATACCTAATTGGTTTTGCAACACGGCAGTCCGTAATTTTAGAATTTGCACCCACCTTTATCTCGGTTATCATGGCCGGAAAAATGGGTTCTTTTATAACCTCCAGCATTGGCACCATGCGTGTTACCGAACAAATTGACGCCCTCGAAGTAATGGGAGTCAACTCTCTAAACTACCTGGTCTTTCCTAAAATAATAGCACTAAGCTTGTATCCCTTTGTAATTGGCATCAGCATGTTTTTAGGCATCTTTGGAGGTTGGATTGCTGGCGTTTATGGCGGATTTACCTCCAGTGATGACTTTATCCTAGGTGCACAACTAGATTTCATTCCGTTTCATATCACCTACGCCTTCATAAAAACACTTATTTTTGCCATGCTCTTGGCAACCATCCCTTCCTTTCATGGATATTACATGAAGGGAGGCGCGCTCGAAGTAGGAAAAGCAAGTACCGTATCCTTTGTATGGACCTCCGTATCCATCATCCTTTTTAATTACATACTAACCCAACTGTTACTAGGAGCATGA
- a CDS encoding SprT-like domain-containing protein encodes MMETLAKYIPEHAVKPVFDLIVAHQVHLKIVNERTTRHGDYRKGRSGKHEITVNSSLNKYKFLITLLHEIAHLVAFEKFGRAIKPHGQEWKYSFQHLMVPYIRPEIFPNQLLPLLAKHFRNPTASSDTDARLSLALKQFDTQNDKNFVFEIPVHSVFRIANGKIFKKGALRVKRYECLEIGSGRLYLFNPNAEVELLPDHLKK; translated from the coding sequence ATGATGGAAACCCTGGCAAAATATATCCCAGAACATGCCGTAAAGCCCGTTTTTGATTTGATTGTAGCGCACCAAGTACATTTAAAAATAGTGAATGAGCGTACTACCAGACATGGCGATTATAGAAAAGGGCGTAGCGGGAAGCATGAAATTACGGTAAATTCGAGCCTTAATAAATACAAGTTTCTCATTACACTACTACATGAAATTGCTCATTTGGTGGCTTTTGAAAAATTTGGTAGGGCTATTAAACCACACGGACAGGAATGGAAATATTCTTTTCAGCATTTGATGGTTCCTTATATACGTCCCGAAATTTTTCCGAACCAGTTGTTGCCTTTGTTGGCCAAACATTTTAGAAACCCTACCGCTAGCAGCGATACGGATGCTAGGTTGTCTTTGGCTTTAAAACAGTTTGATACACAGAATGATAAAAATTTTGTTTTTGAAATTCCGGTGCATAGTGTTTTTAGGATTGCGAACGGAAAAATTTTTAAAAAAGGGGCTTTGCGGGTCAAACGATACGAATGTTTGGAGATTGGTTCTGGGCGGTTGTATTTGTTTAATCCAAATGCCGAAGTAGAGTTGTTGCCAGATCATCTAAAAAAATGA